Sequence from the Pararhizobium gei genome:
CGCCATGCGCTGGATGTCGAGCGCAACGCCTACTCCAAGGGCCTCCCCGCTCATGGCATCGAACTTGCCGATGACCTCGAACGCCTTGTGCAACTCCATGGTGCCGAGACGATCGCCGCCGTCATTGTCGAGCCGATGTCCGGTTCGGCAGGCGTCATTCTGCCTCCCAAGGGCTATCTCGACAAACTGCGCGCGACTGCCGACAAGCACGGCATCCTGCTCATCTTCGACGAAGTCATCACCGGCTTTGGCCGCCTTGGCACGCCGTTCGGCACGGACTATTTCGGCGTCGTTCCCGACCTCGTCACGACGGCCAAGGGCCTTACCAACGGCGCCATTCCGATGGGCGCAGTCTTCGCAGGCCGCAAGGTGTACGACGGACTGATGGTCGGCGCCGAAAACGCCATCGAACTGTTCCATGGCTACACCTACTCGGGACACCCGGTTGCCTGCGCGGCGGGCATTGCCACCTTGGAGATCTACGAGGAGGAAGGCCTTCTCACCCGCGCCGCCGAACTCGCCGACCATTGGCAGGAGGCGCTTCACTCGCTGAAGGGCTCCCCGCATGTCGTCGACATCAGAAACCTGGGCCTCGTCGGCGCCATCGAACTGGCCCCGCGGGACGGCGCTGCGGGAACGCGCGCTTACGACGTCTTCGTCGACTGCTTCAAGAAGGGCCTGCTGATCCGCGTGACCGGCGACATCATCGCCCTCTCGCCGCCGTTGATCATCGAGAAATCCCAGATCGACGACATCGTTTCCACGATCAGCGAAGCGCTCAAGCGGGCAGTGTAACATTCCGTGCGGGTCGACTATCGGCCCGCACCACCACCTATCCGGAAATGAATTGTTTGCCTTGCAGGGCTATGAGTATTTGCGCTGCGGACACATCCCGACAGAAGGATGCCGATCGTTGGCCGCGTCTCGATAGACAGCATCACGATCGACGTCATTGCCTTGGCACTTGGCAGCGTCCGTCCCGGCAGCCTTATAGACGTCCTCGGACCGAATCAGACGTTGGAAGACACCGCTCGCGATGCCGGGACAATTCCCGACGAAATCCTGACTGGCCTCGGCCACCGCTACCACCGCCAATATCGCTGACGGCCGGAAGAGCCGCTTGTAATCGAGGGTAACATGAAAGTCGCAGTTCTCGGCGCCGGCATCATCGGCGTCACGTCCGCATATCAGCTTGCCAAGGCAGGTCACGACGTTGTCGTCGTCGATCGCCAGCCCGGCCCGGCTCTGGAGACGAGCTTTGCCAATGCAGGCGAGGTTTCATTCGGCTATTGCTCGCCTTGGGCGGCGCCTGGCATACCTCAGAAGGCTCTGAAGTGGATCTTCATGGAGCACGCTCCACTGATCCTTCGTCCGAAGTTCGATGCCGCCATGCTCTCATGGATGCTGAAGATGCTGTCGAACTGCACCTACGAAAAATACGCTCTCAACAAGAGCCGCATGCTCCGCCTCTCGGACTACAGTCGCGCCGCCTTGACGGAACTGCGTGAGGAAACCGGAATCGCATACGACGAACGCATGCGGGGGACCTTGCAACTTTTCAGGAACCAGCAGCAGCTCGACGCCTCCGCAAAGGACGTGACCGCACTGGCCGCCGATGGGATTCCTTACGAGGTTCTCGATCGCGACGAATGCATTCGCTACGAACCCGCTTTGGCACACGTCCGCGAGAAGATCGTCGGAGGGCTTCTCACTCCGGAGGACGAGACTGGCGACTGCTTCAAGTTCGCCAATGCACTTGAGAAGAAGGCGGCCGATCTCGGCGTTCGGTTTTCCTACGGCACGCCGATAAGGGGCGTGGATGTGGAGTCCGGTCGTGTTCGGGGCGTCGTGACCGGCAGCGGTCGCATCTCCGTCGATGCTGTCGTCGTCGCGCAGGGAAGCTATTCGCCGCTGCTCCTGAAGCCTCACGGCATCAATCTCCCGGTCTATCCAGTCAAGGGATATTCCTTGACGATACCGATCGACGATCCTTCCAGATCACCTGAATCGACCGTGATGGACGAGACCTACAAGATCGCCATCACGCGTCTCGGCGACCGCATCCGAGTTGGGGGAATGGCAGAGATTTCCGGCTACAACAACGATCTTCGTGCGGCACGCAGGAAAACCCTTGAGCATTCCGTCACCAATCTGTTTCCTGGCGGCGACGTTTCGAAGGCAAGCTTCTGGTCCGGCCTGCGCCCCATGACGCCGGACGGCACCCCAGTCATTGGTCCCACGAAGATCAACGGACTTTATCTAAACACGGGCCACGGAACTCTAGGCTGGACCATGAGCACCGGATCTGCGCGGGTACTGTCAGATTTGGTCAGCGGCCGTCTACCTGAGATCGACGCCGCCGGACTTGCAATAAGCCGCTATGGCGGTTCGGCAAGCACCACGATCACCGAAAGAGAGCTGGCCCGGGAAACCTGAACAGTTTCGGGCGTTTTGACTTGTCTGCGGTTTCTTCCCAACCTTGAAAAGGAGGGTCTGGAGTGGACGGGATGGCGAGATTCCCTTCGAAAGAGCTACAGTCATTCTTCGGAGAGTATCTTGTTTCATGGCCAGGCACCCGCCCAGAAAGCCGAGACTATTTGATGACGTTTACGGGATGGGAAGCGACGCAAACCTAGTCGATCCCGCCTATGACGAAGGACCGATAGTCCGCCCCGAGAAACCGGTGTTTCGCGGCAGCTTGGTATCCGGGACTGTCGTAAAAGGCGCGTGCCGCCTCCATAGTGGGAAAACTGACCATCACCACACCGTCGGGAGCTGCCCCCTCCAGAACGTCCTGAGGGCCGTGGGCGGCGAGTACGGTTCCTCCCGACCCCCCCAGCAATGGCCTCAACATTTCCGCATAAGTCTGCAGTTCAGCTGCATCGCGGCTACGTTCTTGAATGAAAATGGCATAAGCGGTCATGTTAAATCTCCTTAAGAGTTCCGGACCCGGTCGGTTGCAATTGACGACCTTGCTTAAGACGGGTCGTTTGAAGGCTGCGCGGGCTTGTCGAGGTCGAAGACGATATCGATCGCAGGGCGGATTTCGAGCTACGCTAGCCGTTGACGGGGGATATGCGGGAGCCGGATCTGCAGGTCAGGGATCGACGGTCGTCGCCCTTTCCCGTCACATCCGCCTCCCGCATCGACATCAGATCGTCTTAACGGTGATGGCGACGTCGATATTGCCCCTTACCGCGTTCGAATAGGGGCACGTCGCATGGGCCGCCTGTACGATTTCCTCAGCCGTTGCCTGATCGAGACCGGTGATCGCGACGTCGAGCGCCACTGAAAGTGCAAAACCACCGCTGCCATTTGGCTGCAAACCCACTTCGGCCACGACCACGATGTCAGTATCCTTCACCCTGATCGCCTTGTTGCGGGTGACGTGGATCACCGCATTTTCGAAGCAGGCCGCATAGCCGGCCGCGAACAGTTGCTCGGGATTAGTCGCACCGCCCTTGCCGCCCATCGTCGTGGGCAGCGCCAGCGGAAGATCAAGAAGGCCGTCTTCGCTGCGGACGGTACCGCTGCGGCCACCGATCGCGGTAACTTTGGTGCTGTAGAGTGCGCTCATCCTCGGGCTCCTGTCACAGCATCTCTGACATGCCAAACGAGGTGAGCATCTCGTTCTGAATAGGGCGTACGGCCTCGTTCAGTCGATGGACACCGAAGTCCAGCCCTTCGGGCATGACGACCGTGCGCAATGGACGCCGCTCCGTAGCCTCGACCAGCTCCGCGATGGCATCGGCCACGCGCTGGGGCCGCGGGGGATTGGCCTCGTCCTGTCCATCATTGGCGTGCGCCTTGATCTGACCGGGGATCGCCGCGACCTCGCCGTAGGACGCAAGCACGGTCTGGTCGGATGGCTCCGGGCTCGACGAGATGAGGTTGCTCGGGAATGGCCCCGGCTCGACAATGACGGAGTCGATTCCGAAGCCCTTCAGTTCATACCGATAGGCTTCGGCAAGCCCCTCGAGCGCAAACTTGCTCGCGGAGTAGGTGCCGAAGAACGGAAAAACCACCCGACCCATCAGGGATGTCACGTGCACGAGGAGTCCGCTGCCGGCGGCACGCATATGCGGCAGAACAGCGCGGTCTGCCCGTACGGCGCCGAAGAAATTCACCGCAAATAGCCGTTCGATGTCTGCCACCGTGTAGGCTTCGGTGACCCCGACGGGCATAAGTCCGGCATTGTTGACCAGAACATCGATCTTTCCGTGCTGCTTGAAGACCTGGTCGATCGTGGAATTGACCGAGGCCTCGTCGGCGACGTCCATTTCAAGGACTTGCAGCTCATGGCCTTCGGCTTTCGATGAGTCGATAAGGTCCGTTCGGACCTTAGCATTTCTTCCCTCAACGTCCCGCATGGTCGCAACCACCGTATGGCCCCGCCTTGCGAGTTCCAGCACCGTGAGGTTTCCGAAACCACTGCTTGCGCCTGTGACAATAACGACTTTTCCGCTCATCTTCAGTTCTCTCTCTTTGAAATCCTTTGGCCGTAAACCGTCAATAGACAGACCTGTATGTATTTGCAATCCCGGAATTTACAGAATAGTCTGTCTATATGTCGGCCAATGATCTGAGGTGACGGAAATGCAGACGCGCAGCGTGCTTGAGTTTGTAGATGTGGATGGGCACTCGCTTGAAGCCCTCGCCCCGCGAGAGCGCATCTTAAAGACTGCTTCTGACCTGTTTTACCGGCTTAGCATCAACTCGGTCGGGATAGATCGGATCATCGCCGAGAGCGGCGTGGCGAAGATGACTTTTTACAAGCACTTCCCTTCGAAGGCCGCCCTCATCGCTACCTATCTGCGCCACAAGAGAGTCATCTGGTTCCAGATGCTCGCGACCGCGACCGAAAAGCCTGGCCTATCGCCACCTGAGCGGGTGCTCGCGATTTTCGACGCGATAGATGAACCGCTGCGCGCGCCTACTTTCCGCGGCTGTTCTTTCGCAAGAGGATTGGCGGAATTCGGACCCGAGGCAAACACCCCGGAGGTGCAGGCGACGATTGCCGAGTATTTCAAGGAACTGCATGAATTCGTTGCATCGCTCATTGAGCCGCTCGCTTTGAGTAACCCTGAGCGAACCATCATCCAGATCTTGTCGCTTCTCCAAGGCTCGTTTGTGATGGCGCAATCCATTCCTAACGGTGAAATTGTCGCGGCAAACCGCGATGCGGCCAGACTGCTATTGGAGCATTGGCTGTCCGACTGATTCCGTCAGGCAGGCGCCCCGATTGGCGCCTTCCCTCTCCGACCCAACAACTTTCGCACAGCCTGCAGAAAATCCTGGGGAGGCCAGGCAGCGCAATTCTCTCGTTCTGGCAATGCGCGATGCCCGGTTGCTGCAGCGGGATATGCCACTTACGCCGGATCCTGCGATACGGCAGCACGAGCATCACGTCGCATGAAAGCCCAGTCGATAAGTTCCGCCATAGACGGACCGAGCGCGATCCCCATCTCACTGAGTGCATATTCTACCCTTGGTGGAACCTGAGGGAACACGGTCCGCGTGATGATCCCGTCTTTTTCCAGCTCCTTGAGTTGCTGAATGAGCATCTTCTGGTTCACGCCCTCTACACGCTTCTCAAGTTCCGAGAACCTTAGCGGACCCTTTGCACCGAACAGCTGGCAGATAATGACAATTTTCCACTTGCCCTCAAGCACTTGCAATGCGTCCCTTGTCGCAGCTGCCCAGATCATTTGCTGTTTGGGATCGTCACAATGCCAGTCACGCTCTTTTGCCATACTTACCTCCAAGAGAGTTACCTACTTTTTGGTAGGTACTTGCTCAATTCTCTAGTTGTACCTATTCTTCGGAGCGACATCAACTGCAATGAGCAATGAAAGAACCTCATGAATGAAGACAACGGTATTCCGTGACCTCGCCTGCAAGGGCACATTCCGTGCCGAACGCTCACCTGAAAACCGGGAGCGATGAGCGAGCACTGTTGCTGCTGTTGATGATCGCGCCGGCAATCATTTCTGTGTGGGCGGGAAAAGCAGGCATGCGCTGGCGACGTTGGCGGCGAACCGATCTCCGATCGGCAAGGCAATCTTCAACGCCACGATCTTTGGCCGACAGCCCCACGATCTCAACAAAAAGGAGAATACAATGAAAATCGGTATCATCGGTGTCGGTAATATTGGCAAAACCATTGCACAGCGATTGAGCGCGGCAGGACACCACGTCAAGGTCGCCAACTCGCGCGGTCCTGAAACGATCGAGGCGGACGTCCTTTCTTCGGGTGCCCGCGCTGTCACGGTCCAAGACGCAGCCACGGACGTAGAAGCCTTGATACTTTCCATTCCGCTCAATCGCATTGGCGACATCGCCTCGCTGGTATCGTCTTTGCCGGCAGAGACGGTCGTCATAGACACGTCGAACTACTACCCGATGCGCGACGGCAAAATCGAGGAACTGGAACAGGGAAAAGTCGAAAGTGTCTGGGTCAGCGAACATCTGGGTCGCCCTATCGTGAAGGCGTGGAACGCGATCGGCACATACTCATTTGCTCACAAAAACAAACCTGAGGGCCACACTGACAGGATCGCTATTCCCGTGGCGGCCGACGATGACCGTGACCGCAAGGTCGGTATGGCCCTGGTCGAAGCAACCGGTTTCACGGCCTTCGATGCTGGCGCAATTTCAGAATCCTGGCGGCAACAACCCGGTTCGCCGGCATATTGCACCGACCTTACGCGCGACGAAATACCAGATGCCCTGGCTGCGGCTGAAAAGACCCGACTTCCGAAGCGACGCGACCTTGCCGCTGCTGCCTTCCAGGAAAGGCTCGAGAGCGGCCAGACGGGGCCGTTCGGAGATTATCTGGTCAACCTGAACCGGGCGATCTACCGGTAACGCTTGGAGGCCACAGCTTCCGCGGCGACCGCTGTGGCCTCTCCTGTCTTGCGACAACACTAGGGACAATCATGACCAGACAGATGATCATCGGCATGCTTTTCGGTAACGGCTATGGTTCGCAGCCGGGATCCTGGAGAATGCCGGGGGTCGATCCCCGGAACTACACGAACTTCGACAGCCAGGTGCGCTATGCCCAGTCGGCGGAACGGGGCAAGTTTCAGTTCCTGTTCATGCCGGACTTTCCGGCGCTGACCGGCAATGTCGAAACCGAAGCACCGATGATCAACATCGATCCGATGATAACGCTCGCGGCCGTCGCGCGCGGGACCGAACGGATCGGGTTGGTCGCGACCGGTTCGACCACATTCAACGAGCCTTATAACCTTGCACGGCAGTTCAAGGCTCTCGACCTGATGAGCCATGGCCGGGCGGGATGGAATGCGGTCCCTAGCAGCGATCCGGCGATCGCCGCCAATTATGGTCGCAATCTTCCGCCCCGTAGCGAAAAGTATCAGCGGTTGCACGAGTCGATCCAGATCGTTCAGGCCCTCTGGGGTAGCTGGGAACAGGGAGCATGGCTGCACGACGCCGCGTCGGGGCGTTTCGCGGATGCTTCGAGGATACGGCCAATCAATCTTCAGGGAAACTACGTTGGTTCCAGCGGTCCGCTGCCGCTGCCGCCATCCGAACAGGGTCAGCCGGTCATCTTCCAGGCGGGCGGCGGCGATCAGGGACTGGAGGTCGCGGCCCGTTATGCAAGCGGCGTGATCGGGGCGGTCTACACCATCCAGGCGGCCCGTGCCCAGCGCATGGCGCTCCGCAACGCTGCGGAACGTGTTGGTCGCGATCCTGACGAGATAAAGTTTTTCCCCGGCCTCATGACGACGATCACGCCCGACAGACGAAGCGGGCTTGATCGCCGGATTACGGTCAGCGGGGAAACCTTCCCGCAGCGCGTAGAATATCTCGGGCAGATGTTGGGATTGCAGCTAGACGCGGCACGGCTCGACGAGCCGCTGTCAACGGCTCAACTTGTGACTGCTCGCCCTTCACCGCGCGATCCCCGGTCGGCCCGTGCCCTCGACATCGCTCGGGAGGGCTGGAGCCTGCGGGATATTCTGGCGCATGGCGTGATCGACTACCACCCGGTCATCGCCGGCCCGGCGGTCGAAGCTGCCGACCATATGCAGACCTGGTTCGAGGCGGGTGCGGCCGATGGCTTCTGGCTGTCGCCCGACGTCTACGAGGACGGTATCGATGCGCTCGTCGATCAGGTGGTCCCTCTCCTGCAGGAACGCGGACTATTTCATCACGACTACTCGGGAACGACCCTGCGCGACCATCTCGGCGCCCCGCCCCGGTACGGGCTTGATACGCGTATCATGCTGTGAACGGAAAATAGGTGCGCGCCAGATCGCGCTGCGTATCAGTCTAAGAAAAAGCGTCGGGAGCTTCATGAACGCTCCCGACGCACGACACCACTACTCGGCGAGTTCACGCATGACCTTGATCAGGTCGGACTTGCCTTCGAAGCCGATGCCCGGCAGTTCCGGCATGGTGATGTGGCCGTCGATGACCTTCACGCCGTCCGGGAAGCCGCCATAGGGCTGGAACAGATCCGGATAGCTCTCGTTACCGCCCAGCCCGAGGCCAGCGGCGATGTTGAGCGACATCTGGTGACCGCCATGCGGGATGCAGCGCGACGGCGACCAGCCGAACTGGCGCAGCACGTCGAGCGTGCGAAGGTACTCGACGAGACCGTACGAAAGCGCGCAGTCGAACTGCAGGAAGTCACGGTCGGGCCGCATGCCGCCGTGGCGCAGCAGGTTGCGGGCATCCTGGTGGGAGAAGAGGTTTTCGCCGGTCGCCATCGGGCCATCGTAGAATTCGGAGATCGCCGCCTGCAGCGAATAGTCCAGCGGGTCGCCGATTTCCTCGTACCAGAAGAGCGGGTAGTCGCGGAGCATCTTGGCATAGGCGATGCCGGTCTCCAGATCGAAGCGACCGTTTGCATCCACTGCAAGCTTCGCCTGCGAGCCGATTTCCTCCAGGACGGATTCGATGCGGCCGCGGTCTTCGTCAATGGAGGCGCCGCCGATCTTCATTTTCACGACATTGTAGCCGCGGTCGAGATAGCCGCGCATTTCCTTGCGCAGCGCGCTGTTGT
This genomic interval carries:
- a CDS encoding winged helix-turn-helix transcriptional regulator, whose product is MAKERDWHCDDPKQQMIWAAATRDALQVLEGKWKIVIICQLFGAKGPLRFSELEKRVEGVNQKMLIQQLKELEKDGIITRTVFPQVPPRVEYALSEMGIALGPSMAELIDWAFMRRDARAAVSQDPA
- a CDS encoding aspartate aminotransferase family protein, producing the protein MDQINMKNEPVLDNFWMPFTANRQFKAAPRLLASAEGMYYTDVDGNRVLDGTAGLWCCNVGHGRRKISEAVERQLTTLDFAPTFQMGHPIAFDFAAKLAKIAPGGPDNRLDRVFFTGSGSESVDTALKIAIAYQRAIGQGTRTRIIGREKGYHGVGFGGISVGGLVNNRRMFPQIPADHMRHALDVERNAYSKGLPAHGIELADDLERLVQLHGAETIAAVIVEPMSGSAGVILPPKGYLDKLRATADKHGILLIFDEVITGFGRLGTPFGTDYFGVVPDLVTTAKGLTNGAIPMGAVFAGRKVYDGLMVGAENAIELFHGYTYSGHPVACAAGIATLEIYEEEGLLTRAAELADHWQEALHSLKGSPHVVDIRNLGLVGAIELAPRDGAAGTRAYDVFVDCFKKGLLIRVTGDIIALSPPLIIEKSQIDDIVSTISEALKRAV
- a CDS encoding organic hydroperoxide resistance protein, which produces MSALYSTKVTAIGGRSGTVRSEDGLLDLPLALPTTMGGKGGATNPEQLFAAGYAACFENAVIHVTRNKAIRVKDTDIVVVAEVGLQPNGSGGFALSVALDVAITGLDQATAEEIVQAAHATCPYSNAVRGNIDVAITVKTI
- a CDS encoding D-amino acid dehydrogenase, whose translation is MKVAVLGAGIIGVTSAYQLAKAGHDVVVVDRQPGPALETSFANAGEVSFGYCSPWAAPGIPQKALKWIFMEHAPLILRPKFDAAMLSWMLKMLSNCTYEKYALNKSRMLRLSDYSRAALTELREETGIAYDERMRGTLQLFRNQQQLDASAKDVTALAADGIPYEVLDRDECIRYEPALAHVREKIVGGLLTPEDETGDCFKFANALEKKAADLGVRFSYGTPIRGVDVESGRVRGVVTGSGRISVDAVVVAQGSYSPLLLKPHGINLPVYPVKGYSLTIPIDDPSRSPESTVMDETYKIAITRLGDRIRVGGMAEISGYNNDLRAARRKTLEHSVTNLFPGGDVSKASFWSGLRPMTPDGTPVIGPTKINGLYLNTGHGTLGWTMSTGSARVLSDLVSGRLPEIDAAGLAISRYGGSASTTITERELARET
- a CDS encoding NtaA/DmoA family FMN-dependent monooxygenase (This protein belongs to a clade of FMN-dependent monooxygenases, within a broader family of flavin-dependent oxidoreductases, the luciferase-like monooxygenase (LMM) family, some of whose members use coenzyme F420 rather than FMN.) — encoded protein: MTRQMIIGMLFGNGYGSQPGSWRMPGVDPRNYTNFDSQVRYAQSAERGKFQFLFMPDFPALTGNVETEAPMINIDPMITLAAVARGTERIGLVATGSTTFNEPYNLARQFKALDLMSHGRAGWNAVPSSDPAIAANYGRNLPPRSEKYQRLHESIQIVQALWGSWEQGAWLHDAASGRFADASRIRPINLQGNYVGSSGPLPLPPSEQGQPVIFQAGGGDQGLEVAARYASGVIGAVYTIQAARAQRMALRNAAERVGRDPDEIKFFPGLMTTITPDRRSGLDRRITVSGETFPQRVEYLGQMLGLQLDAARLDEPLSTAQLVTARPSPRDPRSARALDIAREGWSLRDILAHGVIDYHPVIAGPAVEAADHMQTWFEAGAADGFWLSPDVYEDGIDALVDQVVPLLQERGLFHHDYSGTTLRDHLGAPPRYGLDTRIML
- a CDS encoding DUF1330 domain-containing protein, with the translated sequence MTAYAIFIQERSRDAAELQTYAEMLRPLLGGSGGTVLAAHGPQDVLEGAAPDGVVMVSFPTMEAARAFYDSPGYQAAAKHRFLGADYRSFVIGGID
- a CDS encoding mandelate racemase/muconate lactonizing enzyme family protein, which codes for MRIVDVCEVTKPIASPIRNAYIDFSKMTASLVAVVTDVVRDGRRVVGYGFNSNGRYGQGGLIRERFKDRILEADPADLINDIGTNLDPHKIWAKMMMNEKPGGHGERSVAVGTIDMAIWDAVAKIEGKPLFRHLADMKGREANPKVFVYAAGGYYYPGKDNSALRKEMRGYLDRGYNVVKMKIGGASIDEDRGRIESVLEEIGSQAKLAVDANGRFDLETGIAYAKMLRDYPLFWYEEIGDPLDYSLQAAISEFYDGPMATGENLFSHQDARNLLRHGGMRPDRDFLQFDCALSYGLVEYLRTLDVLRQFGWSPSRCIPHGGHQMSLNIAAGLGLGGNESYPDLFQPYGGFPDGVKVIDGHITMPELPGIGFEGKSDLIKVMRELAE
- a CDS encoding NADPH-dependent F420 reductase, with the protein product MKIGIIGVGNIGKTIAQRLSAAGHHVKVANSRGPETIEADVLSSGARAVTVQDAATDVEALILSIPLNRIGDIASLVSSLPAETVVIDTSNYYPMRDGKIEELEQGKVESVWVSEHLGRPIVKAWNAIGTYSFAHKNKPEGHTDRIAIPVAADDDRDRKVGMALVEATGFTAFDAGAISESWRQQPGSPAYCTDLTRDEIPDALAAAEKTRLPKRRDLAAAAFQERLESGQTGPFGDYLVNLNRAIYR
- a CDS encoding SDR family oxidoreductase; the protein is MSGKVVIVTGASSGFGNLTVLELARRGHTVVATMRDVEGRNAKVRTDLIDSSKAEGHELQVLEMDVADEASVNSTIDQVFKQHGKIDVLVNNAGLMPVGVTEAYTVADIERLFAVNFFGAVRADRAVLPHMRAAGSGLLVHVTSLMGRVVFPFFGTYSASKFALEGLAEAYRYELKGFGIDSVIVEPGPFPSNLISSSPEPSDQTVLASYGEVAAIPGQIKAHANDGQDEANPPRPQRVADAIAELVEATERRPLRTVVMPEGLDFGVHRLNEAVRPIQNEMLTSFGMSEML
- a CDS encoding TetR/AcrR family transcriptional regulator; the encoded protein is MQTRSVLEFVDVDGHSLEALAPRERILKTASDLFYRLSINSVGIDRIIAESGVAKMTFYKHFPSKAALIATYLRHKRVIWFQMLATATEKPGLSPPERVLAIFDAIDEPLRAPTFRGCSFARGLAEFGPEANTPEVQATIAEYFKELHEFVASLIEPLALSNPERTIIQILSLLQGSFVMAQSIPNGEIVAANRDAARLLLEHWLSD